In Leptotrichia buccalis C-1013-b, the genomic window TACAAGCGCAAAAATTTCATACTCATATTCTCCAGTTTTAACAGTACCTTTCAATGCATTTTCAATAAATTTTCGACTTTCTGAATTTAATTTTTCCTTTTCCTTTGACAATTTCATTCTGTAACTATTTTTCAATTTGTCAGGAATACTGTAATCTATTACCATAATAAATTCTCCTTATAAATTATTTATTAAATATTTATTTTAAAACATTTTTCTCAATCTAGTTTTTAAACTACTTTATTTAATAACAGTTTTTCCTAATATTTTTTATTTTAATCATTGGCGAATATTAATTACCACATTCTCCCAGCTAACATCGTAAGTCTAACAAATGTCAACTCGTCATTCTCGTTCAAATTTACCTCACTATGTATTTCTCCCACTTCTTCATCATTCACAAAAATTCTGTAAATTCCATCTTCATAACTTTGCAGTGCATTTTCAATCGCCTTTTCCAAATCCTGCTTTTGTTCATTATAATCTACCCCAAACGAAATTTTTCCAGCATCCGACAAATCATTAATTTTCTTATCAGTCAAATACGGAACAATGTCGTTTTCAGTAGAACCTTCATTAAATTTTTTCACATTTATTGTAACAAATTCTGTCAAAAGTTCCTTTACAGTCTTTATTTCTTCATTAATTTCGTATTCTTTCTTATCAATTTTATTTTTTTTCTTTCCAATTTGTTTTACATTTACATAAACTTTCATATTTTTTCATTCACTTTCATTATTTTTTTATATTTTATCATATATTCCTGTTATTTAACATTGCGAAAACTTTTAAAATAAGCTCGAATTTTCATAACTATAGAAAAAATATTTTAAAACCGAACTCAAAAATTATAACGATATTATTCAAAATCTAAGATTGTTTTATTTTTACGAGTTTAATTATATACTCGAACCCTTTTAAAATAGAACTGCTAAAAATTGAAAAATCTAGGGTTTGAGTAAAATAGTCATATCTTTTGAGTTCAGTTTTAAGGCAGTTTTACTATAAAACAAGAATTTAAAAATACTTATAAAAAAATCAGCCTTCATACAAAGACTGATAATTAATTATTATTTATTGTTTAGCTGTAAATATTTTTCTCCTTTTTCAGAAAGTTTATAAACCGTGCTATCCACATAAATATATTTTTCCTTTTTAGCTTTTTCAATAACTTTATTTAAAAATCCTTTATTCCAACGTAAATGATTATCAATAGTGTCAATTCCACATTCATCTTTTTCCTGCTTAGTATTTACATGGTTTGATAAATGGATTAGCAAAATTCTGACAGAAAAAGTCATTTTTTGAGTTCTTTTTCGATTTATTGTAAAAATAAGTCCTTTTTTGGGAGAAAAAATTAGTGTTAAAAGGAAAATTACTCCGATTGCAACTGCGATACTTCCTGCAATTGAAATGTCAAAAAATCTTGCAAAATGAAATCCAATGATACTTGCCACAGCTCCCAAAACGAGACTTAATCCTATCATTACTTTTAGCTTATCTGTTAATAAATACGCTGTAATTGGAGGCCCAATCATAAATGCAACCACCAGTATTGAACCTACTGCCTCAAATGAGGATACTGCTGTCATTGACACAAGCGACATTAGCATATAGTGAATTAATACTGGCTTCATTCCAAGTGTTATTGCAAGAGCCTTATCAAATACTGATATTTTTAATTCCTTGAAAAAAATAACGACAAAAGATAAGTTTATTAAAAATATTACAAAAGTTGTAACTAGCCCTTTTGCAACACTAAAACCAAATATCTGTACCCGATTAAATGGTGCGAATGCCAGTTCTCCCAATAATACCGAATCAACGTCCAAATGTACATTTCCAGCATATTTTGAAATCAAAATTACGGCAATACTGAATAGCAACGGGAAAACCACTCCAATTGCAGAATCTTCCTTAACAAGCCTTGTCGAATTAAGAAGTTCCACAAGGTAAACTGTTAAAACTCCAACTATTCCTGCACCTACTATTAACAAAGGAGAATTCAAATCATGAACTGCAAAAAATGCAACTACAATTCCAAGTAAGATAGTATGCGTAATCGCATCTGAAACCATCGCCATACTTTTTAAAACCAGAAATGTTCCCAAAATTGAGCAGGCACTTGCCACCATTATTGCAATTAACTGTATTTCAATTGAAAAATCCATAATTTATTTCCCCCTTTCCAAATTATTTATTTTAAAATTATTTAATCCAGCTTTTTTATTTTCAAGTTTTTCTCTAAATTCTTTTTTTCTTTTCTGATTTCTTATAATTTTAAATACAATCCCTCTTTTATTTGAAAAAAGAATACTAATAATTACGATTATGCTTATAATTATAACGATAACAGGCCCGGTAGGCAAATTACTTTCACTTATACTAATCAAAGTTCCAAGCAAACCTGATATTCCTCCAAAAAATGCTGCCAAAATTACCATGATTGAAAGTTTGTCTGTCCATTGCCGTGCAGCAACTGCTGGAGAAATAAGCATCGCACTTATTAAAATTACTCCTGCCGCCTGAATACCGATTATTACAGTAGTTACAATCAATATGGAAATCAATATTTCAATTTTTTTACTTGGAAATCCCAATGTTTTGGCAAAATCAGAGTCAAACGAAACAATTTTAAATTCCTTCCAGAAAAGAATAATTATAATTAAAAGAATAATCCCTGTAATGAAGATAATATTTACATCTCTTTTAATAAATGTCGATGCTTGCCCAAAAATAAATTTATTTAATCCCGATTTATTTGCACCTGGCAATTTATTCAAATAAGAAAGTAAAACTAATCCTAACCCAAAAAATACCGATAAAATCAATGCTAAAGCACTATCAAATTTTATTTTTGTATAATTTTGAATTAATTGAATTAAACCAATACATACAATTCCTGTTATTAAAGCACCTAGCAGTAAAATTTCTGTATTTTTTACATTTGTAAATAAAAAAGCTAAGCAAACTCCAGGAAGTGAAGCATGAGAAACGGCATCTCCCAATAAACTTTGCTTTCTTAAAACTGCAAAACAGCCAAGTATTCCTGAAACCATTCCAAGCAATAGACAACCAAGTGCAACTGTTCTGAATGTATGATCTGTTATAAGAAGATTTAATATATTCATTTTATCGCTCCTTTTCAATTTCAGACAGATTTCCATTATTTTGAGTTGCTTTTTTACTCTTATATGTTTTTTCAATATTTTCAGGAGTAAAAATTTCTTCCACAGGTCCAGAAGCTATAACAGACACATTTATAAATGTCACATAATCAAAATAATCCTTTACCGTCTGCAAATCATGATGAACAGCAATTACAGTTTTTTTCTCATCTCGCAATTTTTTTAAAATATTTACAATAGATTTTTCCGTTTTACTGTCGACACCTTGAAACGGCTCGTCCATAAAATATATTTCAGCATCCTGCACTAATGCCCGTGCCAAAAACACCCTTTGCTGTTGTCCCCCTGACAGCTGGCTTATCTGTCTGTCTGAAAACTCATCCATTTCCACCTTATGAATTGCTTCTTTCGTCTTTTCCTTATCAATTTTTCTAACTTTCTTTAACCACCCGACTTTTCCATAACGCCCCATTTCCACAACATCAAATACAGTAGTGGGAAAATCCCAGTCAACACTTCCTCTTTGTGGTACATAAGCTATCTTATCCCGCACTTTGCTATATTTTTCATCATAAAATTTTACTTCTCCAGTAACAGGCTTTAGCAAATCAAGCATTGCTTTAATTAAAGTAGATTTTCCAGCCCCATTCGGGCCTACTATAGCCATAAGAATCCCTTTTTTAATATCAAGCTCAACATCCCATAAAACAGGTTTATCCTCATAAGCTATCGTCAAATCTTCAACTCTTATAATAATATCATCAGAAACATTTTGATTCATTTTATTTTTCTCCTAAATTCTAAAAAGTATAACATAGCAAAACAACTTCTCAAGAATTTTTTATATTTATACAATAAAATAGGAATAATAAACAAAGTTGTTCTGCTATATTTTTTAATTATTTATATATTATTAATAAAAATAATTACCGATTATTTTAACGCATTTACAATTGTATCAGCATTTGCCTTAACTGTTTTAATATAAGTTTCAGAATTATGTGCTTTATCTCCCAATGAGTCTGAATACAATTCTCCACCTATCTTAACTTCTTTTCCTCTAGCTTTTACAGCTTCCTGCAATGCTTCTATACTTTTTTTCGGAACAGAAGATTCTACAAATATTGCTTTTATATTTCTTTGAACAATGAAATTAGCTAAGTCGCTTATGTTTTTTGTACCAGTTTCAGAATCTGTAGAAACTCCTTGTATTGCTTTTACTTGTAGTCCAAATTGTTCTCCAAAGTAGTTGAATGCATCGTGAGCTGTTACAAGAACTCTGCTTTTTTCAGGAATTTCATTAATTCTTGTTTTTACATAAGTTGTAAGTTCATTTAGTTCAGCTTTATATTTTTTTAGATTTTCTTTGTAGTAGTCGCTATTTTTAGGGTCAAATTTACTTAATTCAGCTTCTACAGCTTCAGCTTCTTTTTCCCATAATTCTGTATTGAACCATACATGCGGATCAGGAGTATTTTGGTCAACTAGATGAATTTTACTTTTATCCAGTTTATCTCCAACATTTAATATATTTTTGTTTTGAGAAGTTAATTTTTCAAAAATTTCTGTCATTTTACCTTCCAAATGTAGTCCACCATAGACTATAATGTCAGCATTTCCAAGTTTTTCAATATCTCCTGCACTAGCACTATACAAATGTGGATCTACTCCTTCTCCCATAAGTCCAGTAACTTCGACTTTATCTCCACCAATTGTTTTTACAAGATCAGAAAGCATTGTCGTTGTTGTCGTAACTTTTATTTTTTTACCGGATGTAGCTCCACCTTTTCCACAAGATATTAGTAGCATCATTGCTACACATACTGCGATTACTAAGTTTAATTTTGTTAATACGTTGTTTTTACTCATTATCTGTCTCCTCCAAATCTTTATTTTTTTTATAAACCTCAATCATATCTGCTGCATTAAAAGCCACTATTTTTTCATTATTTTGCTCACTTTTCAAATATATTGGTCCATTAAACGGATCTTTTCTTTCTACAATATATTTTTCTTTTAAATTTATATCCAAATCCCGTAGATAATCATATAATTCTATATTATCCTCCACACTTAATATAACAATTTCATCATCTTCCTCAGCTTCAGATAATTTTATAATATTTTCTTCATCCAAGTTTTCCAAATCATAGAAAATTGGACTGCCATGTGGACATTCCTTAGGATAAAATAAAAATTTTTCCAGTTTTTGGAGAAGTTTATCGCTCGTTACATGTTCCAGAATTTCTGCTTCTTTATGTACATCTTCTTTCTCATATCCTAGTTTTTCAAATAAAAAAACTTCCCAAACACGGTGTTTACGTATAATGTCTAATGCAAAATTATTTCCCTTTTCAGTAAGTTTTACTGTTTTTTTGTCAATAGTTAAATATTCATCATTTACCAGCTTTTTTATCATTTCGCTGACTGAAGCTGGAGAGATATTTAAATATTCTGCAAGTTTTTTATTGGAATATTCCTTTTTTTTCTTCAGAGTGTATATTCCCTTTAAATAATCTTCTATACTTCTGCTCATCCCAACTCCTTTCTATTTATTTAGCCTAGCCTAACCATATATTTAGGTCAGCCTAACAACAATATTATATTACCACCATATATTTAAATTGTCAAGATAGATTTAATAATTTTTTCAGATTTCAAAAAAAGCACACTTGCATTATTAAATGCTTGTGTACTTAAATAACAGAAAAATAAAATATTTAAAACTTAGATAAAACATGATTTCGAATGAATTATCCAAGTTTTTTATATAACTTTCTAAATCAATTTTAATGTTAATTTTCTCCATTTTTATTTTACAACATTTTTTTAAAATAAAGTGTAACTTTGGTTACAATAAAAAAATTCCTATTTTAAATTTTACTAAAAAATAATAGGAATTTTATTATATATTCAAAACTAGTTTGGTTTTATGGATATTTTACCATATTTTTATAATATTTACTAAAAATTTGTAGAAACAATTTTCATTTGAATTTTTTTTGTCTCATAAATTAATTCTTTTCATCATTATTATTTTTTGGAATAAATTTCCATAATGTTGGAACAAGCAATGTTACAGCAGTTGATTTTAATGCATCTCCTGGAAGGAAAGGCAATACACCAACCATGAATGCATTTTTACCTGGTAAAAATAATGATAATTGCAATGCACCTAATATCAAGATAATTGTACTAGAAAGTATTAATGAAAGAATTGTTTTTACGTAAGATTTTGTAACTCCTTTATCAGCTAAATATCCTAAAAGAATTGTAGAAACAATATATCCTAAAATATACCCTCCTGTTGGTGAAAATAAAGAACCTGCTTTAGCACCAGCAAAAATTGGAGCACCTAAACTACCTGCCGCAACATAGGAAAGGATTGTTGCAGTTCCTAATTTTCTGCCATATAGTAACGCCATTAATGTAACTCCAAATGTTCCAAGTGTTATTGGTACTGGAGTATAAGGTAATGGAATCATAACTTGAGCCATTAAACTCAAAAATGCTACTCCACCTAATACTAAAAGAACATTTTTTAAAATTTCTTTTTCTTTTGATTCAATTTTTACAATATTGCTAATTAAAGTATTTTGCTTCATAAGAAAACCTCCATAAATTTTATTTTTGTCAAATATTCCATAAATTGAATATACAAATGATTCATGAAATAATTTCCAAATTTTTCATTGTATTATAACACTTGTTATATAAAAAGTCAATTATATTTTGAGATAGAAATGAAGTCAAATACTTAAGAGCAAACAATAAAAATCACACTAAATTTCTCTTGGCTCTTTTTTTGAAATATTTTTGTTTGTGAGAGTTTTTCAATGTTTTTTTATTGGATTTCTACTTTGTCTTAAAAACAGAATATTAAAAAACTCTCTTTATAAGAAACGAAAAATCTGTTATTTAAATGGTAGAAAAAAATACTTTTCAATAAGATTTGTTGATTATATTCTAGATGATTTTCTCTAGTTAAGTACAAATTATTTGACCCTAAACATTTTATTCTATCTTGAAAAATAATATAATTGCTATTTGTTAGTTAAAATGATATAATTTGGACTAACTAATAATCTTAACAATATGTAAATCTATGAGGAGGAAAATAAAAAATGAAATTTTTAGACTTTTTGAAAAAATTTTTGATATTTTCATTAAAAGAAATATATTCATTCTTTTTAAAGATGTCGCTATTTATATTTGTAATTTTTATTATTGGAATTTCTGCAATTGCAATTTTTAGTTCCAAAGATAAAAATGAAAAAATGAAAAAAAGCTATGAATATATACTTTTTAATGTTTCTGACGTTACAGAAGATAAAATTGTCGGTTCAAATTTTTTATCAGATGAAAAATTATCATACATGGATATTTTAAATAGTTTGGATGATATTAAAAATAATAATCAAGTAAAAGGTGTTGTTATTGCTTTAGACACTATAAACTTATCATCTGCTAAAATTGAGGAACTAATTAAAAAATTTGAAGAATTAAAAGCAAATAATAAAAAAGTATATGCTTTTGGTGCTTATATCACAAATTCCAATTATAAACTGGCTTCCATAGCAGATGAAGTTGTTATGGTACCGTCCGCTTCAGCAAGCCTAGATTTGACAGGATATCATTATTCAGATCTTTATTATAAGGGGCTATTTGATAAGATTGGAGTAAATATGGAAGTTGTCCGTATTGGAAACTATAAGTCTTATGGGGAAGAATATATTGGAAATGATATGACGCCGGAATTACGTTCTGAATTGACAAGAATTTTGGAAAACAGATACAACAAATTTATTACTGATGTTGCTAAAAACCGTAAAGTTGATAAAAATGCTTTGAATAACGATATTGTAAATGGAAATATTACTAATTTAACACCATTTTCAGCACGTGATAAAGGTTTAGTTGATAAATTGGAACAATTTTCTACTTTTACAGAACGATTGAATATTCGTGAAGATAATATTGCAGATATTACAGATTACTATCAAAAAAGAGTACAATATGAAAAAACTGGAAATTCAAGAAATGGAACTATCGCTGTAATTTATGCTGAAGGTTCGATTTTATATGATGCAAACGGCGTTACAGAAGGAACTATTACACCTGACAATATTCTTCAAAAAATTGAAAAAGCTACACAAACTAAAAATTTAAAAGGGATTGTACTTCGTGTAAATTCAGGTGGAGGTTCGGCACTTGCTTCTGAAGTGATTTATCAGGAACTGTCAAAACTGAAGATTCCAGTTTATGTTTCAATGGCGGATACTGCTGCTTCTGGAGGTTATTATATCTCAACGGCAGGAAAAAAAGTCTTTGCAAACAGTGCTACGATTACTGGCTCAATCGGTGTAGTTTCAATGCTGCCTAAATTATACAATGCCCAAGATAAATATGGGGTTCGTTCAAATTCAATATCAAAAGGAAGATATTCCGATATTAATGATAGTTTTGCTCCATTATCAGAGGAATCACGTGCTAAAATCAGTCAATCAATGGAAGAAACATACAAAGAATTTAAATCACGAGTTTCCAAAAATCGTAAAATTGATGAAAATACTCTTGAAAATTATGCACAAGGGAAAATTTGGCTTGGAGATGAAGCTAAGGATATAAAACTGGTTGATGGGATTGCGAGCCTTGATGAAGTTATAAAAATTATGGCAAAAGATTTGAACTTACGTAAGAATTATGCTGTGGAAAATATTTATCTGGAAGAAGATTTTTCTCAAAAATTAAAATCCCTTTCAAATATGATTACAGCAAAATTCAATTTATCTGCACAACTGGAAAAAAGTATTCCACAAGCTAAAAAAGCATTTAATGAATACGATTTTGCAATGCAAAATCAAAATAAACCATTGTATTATTTAACATACAAATTAAATTTATACTAAAAATAAATTTTTAAACGGAGAAAATAAAAATTATTTATTAAAACTCCGTTTTTTATTTGATTTATAAAAATTAAAGGAAGTAAAATTAATGAAAATTCAAAATAAAACTGGTATTTATACAATAAATTATGATAAAATTGTAGGTTTTAAAGAGAGGGTAACGAGGTTTACAGTCAAATTTAGCTTTAAAAAAAATTTAAATTCTAAAGAAAATCCGAAAGAAGATTTTGCACATTTACACGATACGGGACGATTAACAGAATTACTTATTGATGGAGCTGAACTACTGATAAAAGAAGCAGACAGAAAAAATCTGAAACGTAAGACAAAATGGGATGTTATTGCGGTAAAAGTTCATGGAGAAATTATTCTTATAAATACAGCTTTTCATCGTTATATTACAGAATCAATATTTCATAATGAAAAAATTTCTCCTTTTGAAAAACCTTTATATATAAAGCCAGAAATTAAATATAACAACAGCAAATTGGACTTTTATCTGGAAACTGAAAAAGATAAAATTTACATTGAAGTAAAAGGCTGTACTTTAGTAAATGGCAATACTGCCCAATTTCCAGGCTCTCCTTCCACAAGGGCAATAAAACATTTAAAAGAATTGATAGAACTTAAAAAAGAAGGTTTTAGAACAGCTGTGATAATTTTAATATTCAGGAAATCAGAAATCTTTGCTCCTGAACACACTATAGATAAGAAATTTTCAGAAACTTTTTATGAAGCATTGGAAAATGGAGTGGAAATTTATCCTATTCTATTAAAGTATGGAGAAGATGGAAATGTATATTTTGAAAAAAATGTAGAAATAGCTGAAAAATCATTTTAATATTAATTTTAAAAAAGTTTACCATATCAATAAATTTAAGCTGTTTTGTGTTCAAATTCTAAAATATAATTTAAAATAAAAAAAACTGCACCTTCTGTTTTGTGTCTAAGATTTTAGGTGTAGTTCATTTATTTTTGGTACAGTCTTTTTTGAGCAATATGATGTAAAGATTCTATATTTAAATATTTTTATTCTATTATTTCTTTCTTCTTCTTTGAGATTCCTCTTTTTTTACTGGATGTTGTTTTATAAAGTTTTTAATTCTTTTATCGTCTTTACCTGGTGATTTCTTTTTAGGCGGTAATTTCTTTTTGGGTTGACTAATATTAGTTTTTGGTTTTCGTATATTTGTAGGCGGAACAGCAAATGACACTATTGATATTCCTGTAATTCCTAAAACTGCGATTATTTTCTTTAAAGTATTTTTCATATAAATCACTCCATTCAAATTTTTATTTCTTTTCTAGAACACTAATATAGTATCATTTAATTTTGTCAAAATTATGTAAAATTTATGTCTTTTTTGTGAAGTTTAAAAATTTATTTTTTTAAATATAAAAATATGATTAAAAAATAATTGACAAAAGTTAAAAAATATAGTATTATTTAAATATAGTTAAAATAAAATTAATAAAAAGGAAGGAAAATGGATTATTATAGAATACTAGAAATAAAAGAAGATGCCGATTTTTCAGAAATAAAGAAGAAATATAGAAAATTGGCGATAAAATATCATCCTGACAAAAATCCTGGAGATGATGAAGCTGTAAAAAAGTTTCGGGAAATAACAGAGGCTTATGAAGTTCTTGGAGATGAGAAAAAGAGGAAGGAGTATGACAACAAGAGAAAATTTAAAAATGGACAGGAAAATAATAAAAATAAAAATTTAAAAAATAAAAATAATTTTTCTGATAATAATTTCTCGTTTGGAAAAGAATTTTTTAAAAGTGCGAGTGAAATGAAAGAAATGTTTGAAAATAGTTTTAATTTGAATAAGATGGGGAAGAAAAAGGTGGAGATGGAAAAGGAGAATATTAAAGGGCGGTTTGAAAATTTTTTTGATATGCAGAGTAAAAAATAAAATTATATTTTTGAAAAGGCAAGTTTTATTTAATTTGTATAATTTGCAATTTATATGGAAAGGAAAGTAATTATGTTTTGGATTTTTAGGAGAATTTTTGGAAATTTTAGGAATATTTTTAGAAAACCGCTTGGTCGTGGGAGTATTTATAGGCTCGAAAGATTAAGAAGTGTTACAGGAATTAAAAAAAATAAAAATTTTAATATTGAAAAAAATAGCATTAGTGTGGATAAGGGAATTAAAAAATATGAAAAACGGAAATTAAATGCTAGAAACCAGAAAAGTTACAAGTTTTTGAGCCTAAAAAATATTTTAATAATGTTAATTTTGATTATTACATTTGTTTTTGTACATTTTTCTGGATATTCAACAAAGAGCCTTTATCTTTCAATATTTGTTTACATTGGAGTTACACTTTATTTACTTATTGTGGAAAGATTTTTTGAGAAAGTTGAAGTGGAGGAGGAAATTAGAAATATAAAGAACGAGCGGGAAAGAGAGCATAGTGTGTTTTTAGAAAGAGTCAAGGAAATAGAGAATTTAGAGAAAAAGCAGATTGAGCATATATTTTTGAAAGATTCAGAAGATTATGATATGAAAATCTGGAAAGTTGGAAGAGCGACTTCACTTCTGATTGGAAAAGAAACGCCTAGAAATCGGGTGGATATAGATGTGAGTGAAGGAATTTATTCTAACTTGGTTAGCAGAGCTCACGGGATTTTAAATCGAGTGAATGGAATTTGGTATTACGAAGATTTAGGTTCTCAGAATGGAAGTGGAATCGAGAGAAATTTAGACAAGCGAAAAATGAAATTAAAGAAAAATATACCAGTAAAAGTAGAATCTGGAGATATAATTTATTTGGCGACTACAAAAATATTATTAAAGTAATTTAAAAATGAATAAATAGGAGGAAAAATTTAAAATGAAGTTGGATAGATGTAAAAATGGACATATGTATGATGTTTCAAGATATAGCTTGTGTCCGTACTGCAAATCTGAAGGATTGGAAACAGAAGTTCTGGAAGATAAAATTAATTTAGTGGAAGAAATGGAAGATGAGGATAGAACGACTGCATATTGGTCAAAAGATAGCGTGGTTGACCCTGTTGTGGGATGGATTACGTGTATTGAAGGACATGACAAGGGGAAAGACTACAGGATTGTGAGCGAAAGGAATTTTATTGGACGTGGTGAGAATATGAATATTCAAATTTTAGGAGACAGCATGATTTCAAGAAAAAATCATTGTTCAATAAGCTATAATCCTAAACAGCGAAAATTTATGCTAACTCCTGGAGATGCCAACGGACTTATATATTTGAACGGAGAAGCTGTTTATAATACAGTTGAGTTGCGGGCTTATTCAGTTATGGAAATGGGAGAAAGTAAATTTGTGTTTGTGAATTTGTGTGGAGATTATTTTGACTGGGAAAAGGAGAAATCGAGAGAAGACGATTCTGAAAAATTCAGAAATAAAAATTTTAGGAAAAAAAGTAGTAAAAAGGGAAATTTAGAAGTAAAAATTGAAGATTATGAAGAAATGTTTCAAAACTAAGTTGGAAAAATCTAAATATACTCGAACCTATTTAAAATTGAACTATTAAAAATTATATAAACTCAGGGTTTGAGTAAAATAGTCATAGCCTTTGAGTTCGGTTTTAAAGTAATTTTACTATAAATTTAGAATTTTGATAAAAAGCTATAATTTTAGAAAAAAATGATTTTACTTAAAAAATTAAAAATAAATATAAGGGGAGAAATTGGGGAATGAGGAAAGATGAAGCAAAATTTATTACAAAATTTTTGAGTGAAGCTGGAACAAAGGCTGAAAATAGTGATTTTTTTGGATATGTTTTGCTTGATAATTATGCAATCTGGGTTGTGGCGGATGGATTTGATGAAGAAAATGGGGCAAAGATAGCTGCAAAAATAGCAGTAGAATCTGTAATCGAATATTTTATGCTACGTCCACGATTTAACTATGAAGTAATAAAGGAAATGATGAACTATGCAAATCTGAAAGTAAAGGAAAAACAGGAAGAAACTCAAAAATATTCTCTTATGCACACTTCCCTATTAATTATTATCAGCAATTACAATTCAATTTTATATGGAAATATAGGAAACACAAGATTTTATCACATTAGAGGAGGCTATATCGTTTCTCAGAGCAGTGATGATACGATTGCACAGCTTCTGGTAGAAGAAAAAGCGTTAAATACATCCGATATGCGATTTCATAGGCAAAGAAATGATTTGCTGCAGGCAATTGGAGATTTTGGAAAAATTAAGCCAAATATTATAAAAGAGCCGATTGAACTGCTTGAAAAAGATATTTTTTGTATGACAACAGTTGGTTTTTGGGAAAATATTGACGATTACGATATGGAAAATGATTTATCTCGGTTTGAAGATAAGAAGCAATGGCTAAATTCGTTGGAAAAACGGATACTTGCATCTTTAAGGGAGAATATTGAAAATTATACAATTGCAGGAGTGGAAATTCAGGCTGTTGCAAGTAAGGAGCCAATGGAAAAAGATAAAGCTAAAATTATAAAAAAGATAGCTTTGGGAGTATTAATTGCAGTTGTAATTATTTTATTTATTGTGATTTGGAATGTAAAAAGGAGAAATAATATTTTACAGGCGGCAACACAGTATGAAAAGCTGGCAGATGAGGAAGTAATAAGGAAAAATTTTAATAATTCGATTGATAATTTGAAATTGGAAATTGGAGAATATGAAAAGTTAAAGCCGAAAAGCAGAGGAGTAATAGGCTTCCTTACAAATGCTGAAAATAAGAGAATGGAAGCGGATAAAAAAATTAAGGAAATAAGCAAAAAAATTGATGAAACTGAAAAATTGAAAAGGGCGTTTTCGGATATTAATGAAGGAAATGAAATGTTTAACAGCGGAAATTATGATGAAGCAAATGTAAAATATCAGCAAGC contains:
- the sfsA gene encoding DNA/RNA nuclease SfsA — translated: MKIQNKTGIYTINYDKIVGFKERVTRFTVKFSFKKNLNSKENPKEDFAHLHDTGRLTELLIDGAELLIKEADRKNLKRKTKWDVIAVKVHGEIILINTAFHRYITESIFHNEKISPFEKPLYIKPEIKYNNSKLDFYLETEKDKIYIEVKGCTLVNGNTAQFPGSPSTRAIKHLKELIELKKEGFRTAVIILIFRKSEIFAPEHTIDKKFSETFYEALENGVEIYPILLKYGEDGNVYFEKNVEIAEKSF
- the sppA gene encoding signal peptide peptidase SppA, which gives rise to MKFLDFLKKFLIFSLKEIYSFFLKMSLFIFVIFIIGISAIAIFSSKDKNEKMKKSYEYILFNVSDVTEDKIVGSNFLSDEKLSYMDILNSLDDIKNNNQVKGVVIALDTINLSSAKIEELIKKFEELKANNKKVYAFGAYITNSNYKLASIADEVVMVPSASASLDLTGYHYSDLYYKGLFDKIGVNMEVVRIGNYKSYGEEYIGNDMTPELRSELTRILENRYNKFITDVAKNRKVDKNALNNDIVNGNITNLTPFSARDKGLVDKLEQFSTFTERLNIREDNIADITDYYQKRVQYEKTGNSRNGTIAVIYAEGSILYDANGVTEGTITPDNILQKIEKATQTKNLKGIVLRVNSGGGSALASEVIYQELSKLKIPVYVSMADTAASGGYYISTAGKKVFANSATITGSIGVVSMLPKLYNAQDKYGVRSNSISKGRYSDINDSFAPLSEESRAKISQSMEETYKEFKSRVSKNRKIDENTLENYAQGKIWLGDEAKDIKLVDGIASLDEVIKIMAKDLNLRKNYAVENIYLEEDFSQKLKSLSNMITAKFNLSAQLEKSIPQAKKAFNEYDFAMQNQNKPLYYLTYKLNLY
- a CDS encoding FHA domain-containing protein; translation: MKLDRCKNGHMYDVSRYSLCPYCKSEGLETEVLEDKINLVEEMEDEDRTTAYWSKDSVVDPVVGWITCIEGHDKGKDYRIVSERNFIGRGENMNIQILGDSMISRKNHCSISYNPKQRKFMLTPGDANGLIYLNGEAVYNTVELRAYSVMEMGESKFVFVNLCGDYFDWEKEKSREDDSEKFRNKNFRKKSSKKGNLEVKIEDYEEMFQN
- a CDS encoding J domain-containing protein; this translates as MDYYRILEIKEDADFSEIKKKYRKLAIKYHPDKNPGDDEAVKKFREITEAYEVLGDEKKRKEYDNKRKFKNGQENNKNKNLKNKNNFSDNNFSFGKEFFKSASEMKEMFENSFNLNKMGKKKVEMEKENIKGRFENFFDMQSKK
- a CDS encoding FHA domain-containing protein, producing MFWIFRRIFGNFRNIFRKPLGRGSIYRLERLRSVTGIKKNKNFNIEKNSISVDKGIKKYEKRKLNARNQKSYKFLSLKNILIMLILIITFVFVHFSGYSTKSLYLSIFVYIGVTLYLLIVERFFEKVEVEEEIRNIKNEREREHSVFLERVKEIENLEKKQIEHIFLKDSEDYDMKIWKVGRATSLLIGKETPRNRVDIDVSEGIYSNLVSRAHGILNRVNGIWYYEDLGSQNGSGIERNLDKRKMKLKKNIPVKVESGDIIYLATTKILLK